A stretch of Imperialibacter roseus DNA encodes these proteins:
- a CDS encoding cytochrome c oxidase subunit II, protein MFNAVVIIGLILVAIILFTLFRVSTLVDVLKGSSKKKVTKSNGVNAGLGVLFLIGGLLLFFIYSYTEFDRYNLPLASEHGAVTDQLFWVTMAITGIVFVITQILLFGFGWKYRYKEGNQALFYPDNNKLEMMWTIVPAIVLTLLIFSGWRAWVSITDKAPDEAEVVEVMGYQFAWSVRYPGKDKQLGDYDFRLIDAENAMGMDFKDKASFDDFIPREIHVPKGKPVKFNIRARDVIHSVYAPHFRLQMNAVPGMPTTFWFTPTKSTQDMREETGNPEFNYELVCNKICGKGHFAMRYLIVVDEPADYYKWYNEQQAWLAKNPSYLSSVPQHLKEVAIISSGMENNPEVQAVTGLEEEEEMVGAF, encoded by the coding sequence ATGTTCAATGCGGTAGTAATTATTGGTTTAATCTTAGTAGCAATTATCCTGTTCACACTGTTCAGGGTCAGCACGCTTGTAGATGTGCTAAAAGGCAGCTCTAAGAAGAAGGTTACGAAAAGTAACGGAGTAAATGCAGGCTTAGGTGTCTTATTCCTGATTGGTGGGTTACTGTTGTTCTTCATTTATTCATACACTGAGTTCGACAGATACAATCTGCCGTTGGCGTCTGAGCATGGGGCCGTAACGGATCAGCTTTTCTGGGTGACAATGGCCATAACAGGTATTGTTTTCGTGATCACTCAAATTTTACTTTTCGGTTTTGGCTGGAAGTACAGATATAAAGAGGGTAATCAGGCTTTGTTTTATCCGGACAATAATAAGCTGGAAATGATGTGGACTATTGTTCCCGCCATTGTTTTGACGCTTCTTATTTTTTCTGGCTGGAGAGCATGGGTAAGCATTACCGACAAGGCACCAGATGAAGCTGAAGTGGTAGAAGTGATGGGGTATCAGTTTGCCTGGTCTGTTCGCTACCCTGGTAAAGACAAGCAACTTGGAGACTACGATTTCCGCCTGATTGATGCTGAAAACGCTATGGGCATGGACTTCAAAGACAAAGCCTCTTTTGATGACTTTATCCCAAGAGAAATCCATGTCCCTAAGGGAAAGCCGGTCAAGTTTAATATCAGGGCGAGAGACGTAATACACAGTGTGTACGCTCCTCATTTCAGGCTTCAGATGAATGCTGTTCCGGGTATGCCAACCACTTTTTGGTTTACGCCAACAAAGAGCACGCAAGACATGAGGGAGGAAACAGGGAACCCGGAATTCAACTATGAGTTGGTGTGCAACAAAATTTGCGGAAAGGGTCACTTTGCGATGAGATACCTCATCGTTGTTGACGAGCCTGCCGATTACTATAAGTGGTACAATGAGCAGCAGGCATGGCTGGCTAAAAATCCATCATACCTTTCGAGTGTTCCTCAACACTTGAAAGAGGTGGCTATAATTTCTTCCGGAATGGAAAACAATCCGGAAGTACAGGCTGTTACTGGCCTTGAAGAAGAGGAAGAAATGGTAGGAGCATTTTAA
- a CDS encoding quinol:cytochrome C oxidoreductase — protein sequence MTEERYEFTSAAKKRLIITLVVGLAVLALGIVMMSSGGGHDAHGAETAEAAEGGHHAFNWMQRIWANLWINNVFFGGLALIGVFFVAIQYAAQAGWSAGIVRVPLAFGGWLPIAFVLMLVTYLLGGHDIFHWAHHDLYDPASPDFDPILDGKKGFFYWPMSEHPSVPVFWLFRLVFFFGVWYFIFTKIRSLMFEEDTVGGDSYWFRLRKLSAIFLVFFAFSSSIAAWDWIMSIDPHWFSTMMGWYAFASWWVSGLALITFVVVLLKDRGYLKVVDANHLHDLGKFVFAFSVFWTYIWFSQFFLIYYSNIPEETIYFVERWKSGHYAPFFYFNLAINFFFPFLVLMTRDSKRHSRILKIVCPAVIFGHWMDFYLMVTPGTLKDNGGFGLVEVGMLTVFVAAFLYVVLLNLSKAPLVGKNHPMLQESLHHHI from the coding sequence ATGACTGAAGAAAGATACGAATTTACATCCGCTGCTAAGAAGAGGCTTATCATTACCCTCGTTGTAGGGCTAGCAGTACTTGCGCTAGGCATCGTTATGATGAGCTCAGGTGGGGGACATGATGCACACGGTGCAGAGACGGCTGAGGCAGCTGAAGGGGGGCATCACGCCTTTAACTGGATGCAAAGAATTTGGGCTAATTTGTGGATCAACAATGTCTTCTTTGGTGGACTTGCTCTCATTGGTGTTTTCTTTGTGGCGATTCAATATGCTGCACAGGCAGGTTGGTCAGCTGGTATTGTGAGAGTACCATTGGCGTTTGGCGGTTGGTTGCCCATCGCATTTGTATTAATGTTAGTAACCTACCTTTTAGGAGGACATGACATCTTTCACTGGGCGCACCACGATTTGTATGATCCTGCATCTCCTGATTTTGACCCCATACTCGATGGCAAAAAGGGGTTCTTTTACTGGCCCATGAGTGAACATCCTTCGGTGCCGGTGTTTTGGCTGTTTCGCCTCGTATTTTTCTTCGGGGTTTGGTATTTCATCTTCACCAAGATTCGTTCGCTGATGTTCGAGGAAGACACAGTGGGTGGTGACTCCTACTGGTTCAGACTTCGCAAGCTTTCGGCTATATTCCTGGTATTCTTTGCATTCTCTTCTTCAATAGCGGCCTGGGATTGGATTATGTCGATAGATCCACACTGGTTCAGCACGATGATGGGTTGGTACGCATTTGCCAGCTGGTGGGTGAGTGGCCTGGCGTTAATCACATTTGTGGTTGTCTTGTTGAAGGATAGAGGATACTTAAAGGTAGTAGACGCTAATCATTTGCATGACTTGGGTAAGTTTGTGTTTGCTTTCAGTGTTTTCTGGACTTATATCTGGTTTTCGCAGTTCTTCCTGATTTACTACTCTAATATTCCTGAGGAAACTATATATTTTGTGGAAAGATGGAAAAGTGGTCATTACGCACCGTTCTTTTACTTCAATCTTGCGATTAACTTCTTCTTTCCCTTCCTGGTGTTAATGACCAGGGACTCTAAGAGGCATTCGAGAATACTTAAAATAGTTTGCCCGGCGGTGATTTTCGGTCACTGGATGGACTTCTATTTGATGGTTACTCCGGGGACACTGAAGGATAATGGTGGTTTTGGTTTAGTGGAAGTAGGGATGCTGACGGTTTTTGTCGCTGCTTTCTTATATGTAGTTCTTTTAAACCTTTCTAAAGCACCACTGGTTGGTAAAAACCACCCTATGTTGCAGGAAAGCTTACATCATCATATTTAA
- a CDS encoding c-type cytochrome encodes MKRYFKETQEMIGNNHIVKKLFQLSGLLLLAGCAAKGDYPGVEYAPQMYHSVPYEQLSQVQDEEAGRWLTSLDEGPAEFYNSNPLNPSGMTMRMPVEGTVKRNANGYLPYRIPKDSFALAGRVMKNPLDSTASVISDGKALFLRYCRHCHGDTGQGDGPVGKVYKGVTPYNSRAVKDAPAGHIFHVITYGKGRMYSHASQVSVEDRWKIVRYVQTLQRQ; translated from the coding sequence ATGAAAAGGTATTTTAAAGAGACACAGGAGATGATAGGAAATAATCATATTGTAAAGAAACTATTTCAACTGTCTGGGTTGCTGTTGCTAGCGGGATGCGCTGCTAAGGGAGATTATCCAGGTGTTGAGTATGCTCCTCAGATGTATCATTCGGTACCTTACGAGCAGCTTTCGCAGGTGCAGGACGAGGAGGCAGGTAGATGGTTGACATCGCTCGACGAGGGGCCCGCTGAGTTTTATAATTCGAATCCGCTTAATCCGAGCGGCATGACCATGAGAATGCCAGTTGAAGGAACGGTTAAGAGAAATGCTAACGGTTACCTTCCTTACAGAATCCCTAAAGATTCATTTGCACTTGCTGGCAGAGTGATGAAGAATCCTTTGGATTCAACTGCTTCTGTTATCAGTGATGGTAAGGCGCTGTTCCTACGTTATTGCCGCCATTGTCATGGAGACACCGGACAAGGAGACGGGCCTGTAGGCAAAGTGTATAAAGGCGTCACTCCTTATAATTCAAGAGCAGTGAAAGATGCACCAGCTGGGCATATTTTCCATGTAATTACCTACGGAAAAGGGAGGATGTATTCTCATGCTTCTCAGGTAAGTGTGGAGGACAGATGGAAAATAGTTAGGTATGTACAAACTCTTCAAAGACAATAA
- a CDS encoding DUF3341 domain-containing protein: protein MSSDSKYILGVYDNEVTLLNAVKAVRNGGVKIHEVFTPFPVHGLDDALGYRRSRLPIAAFLFGLLGTSLALTMQIGMMTVDWPMIIGGKDYLPLPSFIPVSFELTVLLASFGMVGTFFVVSNLKPWGKPKIFDIRSTDDKHIMAIDLSKNKLAEADIKKSLKDSGASEVNEKVF, encoded by the coding sequence ATGTCATCAGATAGTAAATACATACTTGGGGTTTATGACAATGAGGTAACCCTGTTGAATGCGGTGAAAGCCGTGAGAAATGGTGGGGTTAAAATCCATGAGGTTTTCACACCTTTTCCTGTACATGGATTGGATGACGCTCTTGGCTACAGAAGATCGAGGCTACCAATAGCTGCTTTTCTTTTCGGCTTGCTGGGAACCAGTTTGGCACTAACCATGCAAATTGGCATGATGACTGTTGACTGGCCTATGATCATCGGTGGTAAGGACTATCTGCCTTTGCCATCCTTTATACCTGTGTCATTTGAGCTTACAGTGCTTTTGGCTTCATTTGGAATGGTAGGTACCTTCTTTGTGGTTAGCAACCTTAAGCCTTGGGGAAAGCCGAAGATATTTGATATCAGAAGTACTGACGATAAGCATATTATGGCGATCGATTTGTCGAAAAACAAGCTTGCGGAAGCCGATATAAAGAAAAGCTTGAAGGACAGCGGTGCTTCTGAAGTAAATGAAAAGGTATTTTAA
- the nrfD gene encoding NrfD/PsrC family molybdoenzyme membrane anchor subunit: MQAVASVRNPLVTNGKTVHDVTEDICSRVEQKPTKTWMFAITVALGLLMVGGYAVYRTVWDGIGMWGLNKTVGWAWDITNFVWWVGIGHAGTLISAILLLFRQKWRMSINRAAEAMTIFAVICALMFPILHMGRPWLGMYWAIPLPNTFGSLWVNFNSPLLWDFFAISTYFSVSLVFWYIGLIPDFATIRDRATGPIAKAVYGALSFAWDGAAKTWSRYESVALILAGLATPLVLSVHTIVSFDFATSVIPGWHTTIFPPYFVAGAIFSGFAMVLTLLLVTRKVYKLEDYITIEHIELMNIVIIITGSIVGVAYITELFIAWYSGVEYEQYAFINRVSGPYWWAYASMMTCNVISPQLFWFKKIRTNLASTFVLSIVVNIGMWFERFVIIVTSIHRDYLPSSWAMFYPTRYDVGMYMFSFGFFFTAFLLFAKYFPVINIAEVKSIIISDSEKVKK, translated from the coding sequence ATGCAAGCAGTAGCATCAGTAAGAAACCCTCTGGTAACCAATGGAAAGACCGTCCACGATGTTACCGAAGATATTTGCTCAAGGGTAGAGCAGAAGCCAACCAAAACGTGGATGTTTGCCATCACGGTGGCTTTGGGTCTTCTCATGGTTGGCGGATATGCTGTTTACCGAACCGTTTGGGACGGTATAGGCATGTGGGGTCTTAACAAGACCGTTGGCTGGGCTTGGGATATTACAAACTTCGTATGGTGGGTGGGTATTGGTCACGCAGGAACACTAATTTCTGCTATCCTTTTGCTTTTCCGTCAGAAGTGGAGAATGTCGATCAACAGAGCGGCAGAAGCGATGACTATTTTCGCTGTAATCTGTGCACTGATGTTCCCGATTTTGCACATGGGTCGTCCGTGGTTAGGAATGTACTGGGCTATCCCGCTTCCCAACACCTTCGGATCGCTGTGGGTGAACTTCAACTCACCACTACTATGGGACTTTTTCGCTATTAGTACATATTTCTCTGTATCCCTCGTTTTCTGGTACATCGGACTTATTCCCGATTTTGCTACCATCAGAGACAGAGCCACAGGACCAATAGCCAAAGCGGTTTACGGTGCCTTGAGCTTTGCCTGGGATGGCGCTGCCAAAACATGGTCGAGATATGAGTCTGTAGCCCTGATCCTCGCCGGATTAGCTACACCCCTTGTACTTTCGGTTCACACCATTGTATCGTTTGACTTTGCCACCTCTGTAATACCCGGCTGGCACACCACTATTTTCCCACCATACTTCGTTGCTGGTGCGATTTTCTCTGGTTTTGCTATGGTGTTGACGCTTCTTTTGGTTACCAGAAAGGTGTACAAACTTGAGGACTATATTACTATCGAGCACATCGAATTGATGAACATCGTTATCATCATTACTGGCTCGATCGTGGGAGTGGCCTATATTACTGAACTTTTCATCGCCTGGTATTCTGGTGTTGAGTACGAGCAGTATGCTTTTATCAACAGGGTATCAGGTCCTTACTGGTGGGCCTATGCTTCCATGATGACGTGTAACGTTATTTCGCCGCAGCTTTTCTGGTTCAAGAAGATTCGTACCAACCTGGCTTCCACATTTGTGCTTTCTATTGTTGTGAACATAGGTATGTGGTTCGAGCGGTTTGTAATCATCGTTACATCGATCCATCGTGATTATCTTCCATCTAGCTGGGCAATGTTTTACCCAACCAGATATGATGTGGGTATGTATATGTTCTCCTTTGGATTTTTCTTCACAGCATTCTTATTGTTTGCTAAATATTTCCCGGTGATCAACATTGCTGAAGTGAAGAGCATTATTATTTCTGATTCTGAAAAAGTAAAAAAATAA